From one Pseudomonas fluorescens genomic stretch:
- a CDS encoding TauD/TfdA dioxygenase family protein: MSGASNALSSIDSAQQQAFEILPFSGAVGAEIIGLDLSKPVSGEDLTRIHRAHLDHHVLVFRDQRITPEQQIDFSRRFGVLQVHVLKQFLLSGHPEILIVSNIVENGQNIGLGDAGKFWHSDLSYKELPSLGSMLHAQELPSEGGDTLFADMHKAWDGLPDALRKAVEGRRAAHSYTARYSESKFAGNWRPPLTAEQLAQVQEVIHPVVRTHPENGRKALFVSEGFTTRIVGLPDDESRQILAELHAHSVLEQNIYRHQWRPHDLVFWDNRSLIHLASGCPAHLRRKLYRTTIQGDAPF, from the coding sequence ATGTCAGGGGCCTCTAACGCCTTGTCGTCCATCGACAGCGCACAGCAGCAAGCCTTCGAAATCCTGCCGTTCAGTGGTGCCGTCGGCGCCGAGATCATCGGCCTGGACCTGAGCAAACCCGTCAGCGGCGAAGATCTCACCCGCATCCACCGGGCTCATCTTGACCATCACGTGCTGGTGTTTCGCGACCAGCGTATTACCCCCGAACAACAGATCGACTTCAGCCGCCGCTTCGGTGTGTTGCAGGTCCACGTGCTCAAGCAGTTCTTGCTCAGCGGCCACCCAGAAATCCTCATCGTCTCCAACATCGTCGAGAACGGTCAGAACATCGGCCTGGGCGATGCCGGCAAGTTCTGGCACTCGGACCTGTCGTACAAGGAGCTGCCAAGCCTGGGCTCGATGCTGCACGCCCAGGAGCTGCCCAGCGAAGGCGGCGACACCCTGTTCGCCGATATGCACAAGGCCTGGGACGGCTTGCCCGACGCCCTGCGCAAAGCCGTTGAGGGGCGCCGCGCCGCGCATTCCTATACCGCCCGCTACAGCGAGAGCAAATTCGCAGGCAACTGGCGCCCGCCCCTGACCGCCGAGCAACTGGCGCAGGTTCAGGAGGTGATTCACCCGGTGGTGCGCACCCACCCGGAAAACGGCCGTAAGGCGCTGTTCGTCAGTGAAGGGTTCACCACCCGCATCGTCGGCCTGCCCGACGATGAAAGCCGCCAGATCCTTGCCGAACTCCACGCCCACAGCGTGCTTGAGCAAAACATCTACCGCCACCAATGGCGGCCCCATGACCTGGTGTTCTGGGACAACCGCTCGTTGATTCACCTGGCCAGCGGCTGCCCCGCGCACCTGCGCCGCAAGCTGTACCGCACCACCATCCAGGGCGATGCTCCGTTCTGA
- a CDS encoding HlyD family type I secretion periplasmic adaptor subunit, with amino-acid sequence MDMGQIKDSLRKYFKGSESLSGQPLPEVNKALIEDAPRIVRLTIWAVIGFFLFLGLWANFAIIDEVTRGEGKAIPSSKLQKIQNLEGGIVAQIYAKEGEIVEIGDPLLRLDDTRFVSNVGETEADRLAMALRVERLSAEVEDRPLKIDEEIRKAAPSQAANEESLYQSRRQQLQDEIGGLQEQLVQRQQELREFSSKQGQYRNSLQLLRQEISMSEPLVAQGAISQVEVLRLKRAEVENRGQLDATSLAIPRAESAIKEVERKIDETRGKFRSEALTQLNEARTDLSKAQATGKALDDRVNRTLVTSPVRGIVKQLLVNTVGGVIQPGSDLVEIVPLDDTLLVEARIRPQDIAFLHPGQEAMVKFTAYDYTIYGGLKAKLEQIGADTITDEDKNTFYVIKLRTERSHLGSDDKPLLIIPGMVASVDIITGKKSVLSYLLKPIIRARAEALRER; translated from the coding sequence ATGGATATGGGCCAGATCAAGGACAGCCTGCGCAAGTACTTCAAGGGTTCCGAATCGCTCAGCGGCCAGCCGCTGCCCGAGGTCAACAAGGCGCTGATCGAAGATGCGCCGCGCATCGTGCGCCTGACTATCTGGGCGGTGATCGGCTTCTTCCTGTTTCTGGGGCTTTGGGCCAACTTCGCCATTATCGACGAAGTTACTCGTGGCGAAGGCAAGGCGATCCCGTCGTCGAAACTGCAGAAAATCCAGAACCTGGAAGGCGGCATCGTTGCGCAGATCTACGCCAAAGAGGGCGAAATCGTCGAGATTGGCGACCCGTTGCTGCGCCTGGATGACACCCGTTTCGTCTCCAACGTCGGCGAGACCGAGGCTGATCGCCTGGCCATGGCCCTGCGCGTCGAGCGCCTGAGCGCCGAGGTCGAAGACCGGCCGTTGAAGATCGACGAAGAAATCCGCAAGGCCGCGCCGAGCCAGGCCGCCAACGAAGAGTCCCTGTACCAGAGCCGTCGACAGCAGTTGCAGGACGAAATCGGCGGCCTGCAGGAGCAACTGGTGCAGCGTCAGCAGGAGCTGCGCGAGTTCAGCTCCAAGCAGGGCCAGTACCGCAACAGCCTGCAGCTGCTGCGCCAGGAAATCAGCATGTCCGAGCCGCTGGTGGCCCAGGGTGCGATCTCCCAGGTGGAAGTGCTGCGCCTCAAGCGCGCCGAAGTCGAGAACCGCGGCCAGCTGGATGCCACCTCGCTGGCGATCCCGCGTGCCGAGTCGGCGATCAAGGAAGTCGAGCGCAAGATCGACGAGACCCGCGGCAAGTTCCGCAGCGAAGCCCTGACCCAACTCAACGAAGCGCGTACCGACCTGAGCAAGGCCCAGGCCACCGGCAAGGCCCTGGACGACCGGGTCAACCGCACCCTGGTCACCTCGCCGGTGCGCGGTATCGTCAAGCAGCTGCTGGTCAACACCGTTGGCGGCGTGATCCAGCCGGGCAGCGACCTGGTCGAAATCGTCCCGCTGGACGACACCTTGCTGGTCGAAGCGCGCATCCGTCCGCAAGACATTGCCTTCCTCCACCCTGGGCAGGAAGCGATGGTCAAGTTCACCGCTTATGACTACACCATCTACGGCGGCCTCAAGGCCAAGCTTGAACAGATCGGCGCCGACACCATCACTGACGAAGACAAGAACACCTTCTACGTGATCAAGCTGCGCACCGAGCGCAGCCATCTGGGCAGCGACGACAAGCCGCTGCTGATCATCCCGGGGATGGTTGCTTCGGTGGACATCATCACCGGCAAGAAGAGCGTGCTGAGCTACCTGCTCAAGCCGATCATCCGCGCGCGGGCTGAGGCCTTGCGCGAGCGTTGA
- a CDS encoding type I secretion system permease/ATPase, translated as MESEVSRVQLSHDPRSQHDDPLLDSLLSLCVLHQKPASRAMLTTGLPLPAQRLSPELLPRAAARAGLQGRLLQRKLEQIPSIAMPAMLLLKDGRSTVLLGWENDDTARLLLSESDGGEVHVSREALQSDYSGRVFFAQPQHKFDVNHGNLIPRARSWFRDTLKRSRWLYIDAIAASLVINLIALAAPLFVMNVYDRVVPNQATSTLWVLALGISGAYIFDLILKGLRSLCLDLAGKKTDLIISATLFERIVGMAMKYRPARVGSFAQNIHEFQGLRDFLASLTLTSLIDLPFTLLILMVIAIIGGHLVWIPIIAFPLALGIGYALQKPLVATLERTMALASERQSSLIETLAGLDAVKVNNAESERQYMWEQTIGTLSRLELRVKVLSGLAMNITLLIQQLAGVALICAGVYQIMAGNLSMGGLIACYMLSGRALGPLGQLSGLLTRYQQAKVTMVSTDQMMELPQERNFEERPLSRQVLQGGIEFRGVDFTYPNQQNLALKGVNVSIRPGEKVGIIGRSGSGKSSLAKLIVGLYEADAGSLLVDGVDIRQIDVSELRHNIGYVPQDIQLLAGTLRDNLVSGARYVEDEMVLQAAELSGVHEFARLHPQGYELQVGERGQNLSGGQRQNVALGRALLLNPQILLLDEPTSAMDNTGEERLKQRLQAVIESKTVVLVTHRASLLSLVDRLIVVDRGQIVADGPKAAVMDALKKGQISVA; from the coding sequence GTGGAATCAGAAGTCAGTCGAGTCCAACTCAGCCATGATCCACGCAGTCAGCACGACGATCCGTTGCTGGACAGCCTGCTGTCTCTCTGCGTGCTGCACCAGAAGCCCGCCAGCCGGGCCATGCTGACCACCGGCCTGCCGTTGCCGGCCCAGCGCCTGAGCCCGGAGCTGCTGCCACGTGCGGCGGCCCGTGCCGGCCTGCAGGGCCGCTTGCTGCAACGCAAGCTGGAGCAGATCCCGAGTATTGCCATGCCGGCCATGCTCCTGCTCAAGGACGGTCGCAGCACGGTGTTGCTGGGTTGGGAGAATGACGACACCGCGCGCCTGTTGCTCAGCGAGAGCGACGGCGGCGAGGTGCATGTCAGTCGTGAAGCCCTGCAAAGCGACTACAGCGGCCGGGTGTTTTTCGCCCAGCCGCAGCACAAGTTCGACGTCAACCACGGCAACCTGATCCCGCGGGCGCGCTCCTGGTTCCGCGACACCCTCAAGCGCAGCCGCTGGCTGTACATCGACGCCATCGCCGCAAGCCTGGTGATCAACCTGATCGCCCTGGCCGCACCGCTGTTCGTGATGAACGTCTACGACCGCGTGGTGCCCAACCAGGCCACCTCGACCCTCTGGGTCCTGGCTCTGGGTATCTCCGGCGCCTACATCTTCGACCTGATCCTCAAGGGCCTGCGCAGCTTGTGCCTGGACCTGGCCGGGAAGAAGACCGACCTGATCATCTCCGCCACGCTGTTCGAACGCATCGTCGGCATGGCCATGAAGTACCGGCCGGCACGGGTCGGCAGCTTTGCCCAGAACATCCATGAATTCCAGGGCCTGCGCGACTTCCTCGCCTCGCTGACCCTGACCAGCCTCATCGACTTGCCGTTCACCCTGTTGATCCTGATGGTGATTGCCATCATCGGTGGGCATCTGGTGTGGATCCCGATCATCGCCTTCCCGCTGGCCCTGGGTATCGGTTATGCCCTGCAAAAACCGCTGGTGGCGACCCTGGAGCGGACCATGGCACTGGCCTCCGAGCGCCAGTCGAGCCTGATTGAAACCCTCGCCGGGCTCGATGCGGTCAAGGTCAACAACGCCGAAAGCGAACGCCAGTACATGTGGGAGCAGACCATCGGCACCCTCAGTCGCCTCGAGCTGCGGGTCAAGGTGCTCTCAGGCCTGGCGATGAACATTACCCTGCTGATCCAGCAACTGGCGGGCGTGGCGCTGATCTGCGCCGGTGTCTACCAGATCATGGCCGGCAACCTGAGCATGGGCGGCCTGATTGCCTGCTACATGCTCAGTGGCCGCGCCCTCGGCCCGCTGGGCCAGCTCTCCGGCCTGCTGACCCGTTACCAGCAAGCCAAGGTCACCATGGTTTCCACCGACCAGATGATGGAGTTGCCGCAAGAGCGCAACTTTGAAGAGCGCCCGCTGAGCCGTCAGGTACTGCAGGGGGGCATCGAATTTCGCGGCGTCGATTTCACCTACCCCAACCAGCAGAACCTGGCGCTCAAGGGCGTCAATGTGTCGATCCGCCCCGGCGAGAAAGTCGGCATAATTGGCCGCAGCGGCTCGGGCAAGAGCTCGCTGGCCAAGCTGATCGTCGGCCTCTACGAAGCCGACGCCGGCTCGTTGCTGGTCGATGGCGTGGACATTCGCCAGATCGACGTCAGCGAGCTGCGTCACAACATCGGCTACGTGCCCCAGGACATCCAGCTGCTGGCTGGCACCCTGCGCGACAACCTGGTCAGCGGTGCCCGCTATGTCGAGGACGAAATGGTCCTGCAGGCCGCCGAGCTGTCCGGGGTTCACGAATTCGCCCGGTTGCACCCGCAAGGCTACGAGCTGCAGGTCGGCGAGCGTGGCCAGAACCTGTCCGGTGGCCAGCGGCAGAACGTCGCCCTCGGCCGTGCGCTGCTGCTCAACCCGCAAATCCTGCTGCTCGATGAACCGACCAGCGCCATGGACAACACTGGTGAAGAACGCCTCAAGCAACGCCTGCAAGCCGTCATCGAGAGCAAGACCGTGGTCCTGGTGACTCACCGGGCTTCGCTGTTGTCACTGGTCGACCGCCTGATCGTTGTCGATCGCGGGCAGATAGTCGCGGATGGCCCGAAAGCCGCCGTCATGGATGCGCTGAAGAAGGGGCAGATCAGTGTTGCTTAA
- a CDS encoding TolC family outer membrane protein produces MRASLFTALPFVLATSFVQAQSLPEAMQKALEVHPEIQAGVNSRIAADYQLRAAKGGYLPRVDVLAGYGREGTDSPSTGNRWETLNRGESSVRLRQMVFDGFATSSEVGRQQATVNSRAYSLLGASERTALTVAQVYLDVLTRREMVRLAEDNLRSHERIYDQIKLRTARGVGRLADLDQAEARLAQARNNLITEQTNLADAKTNYLSVVGQLPDELSSPAPFVDLLPANLDEARQQMVESSPILRSAESDIAAAEKQYEAAKSTFYPRFDAELGRTADNDLDGMNGHNNEWQAMLRMSFNLYAGGSNKADLESKSYLTNQALDIRNNALRQLNEELGLAWNAMDNANAQLPIAQQYVDHSNSVRSAYQKQFSLGERTLLDLLDSENELFTAQRRLAEVKNSQVFTQYRIKATIGQLLKSQGVVAPMAAVVQNDLKPKVNLPGMN; encoded by the coding sequence ATGCGCGCGTCACTGTTCACTGCTCTTCCTTTCGTCCTCGCCACCAGTTTCGTTCAAGCACAGAGCCTGCCAGAGGCCATGCAGAAAGCCCTCGAGGTACACCCGGAAATCCAGGCCGGGGTCAACAGCCGAATCGCTGCCGATTACCAACTGCGCGCCGCCAAGGGCGGTTACCTGCCACGCGTCGATGTGCTGGCCGGTTATGGCCGTGAAGGCACCGACAGCCCGAGCACCGGCAACCGCTGGGAAACCCTCAACCGTGGTGAGTCGAGCGTGCGCCTGCGGCAAATGGTCTTCGACGGTTTTGCCACGTCGAGCGAAGTCGGTCGTCAGCAAGCCACCGTCAACTCCCGCGCCTACTCGTTGCTGGGGGCGTCCGAGCGCACCGCGCTGACCGTTGCCCAGGTCTATCTGGATGTCCTGACCCGTCGCGAGATGGTCCGTCTGGCAGAAGACAACCTGCGCAGCCACGAACGCATCTACGACCAGATCAAGCTGCGCACCGCCCGTGGTGTCGGCCGCCTGGCTGACCTTGACCAGGCGGAAGCGCGTCTGGCCCAGGCCCGCAACAACTTGATCACCGAGCAGACCAACCTCGCCGATGCCAAGACCAACTACCTGAGCGTGGTCGGTCAGCTGCCGGACGAGTTAAGCAGCCCGGCGCCGTTTGTCGACCTGTTGCCGGCCAACCTCGACGAGGCCCGTCAGCAGATGGTCGAAAGCAGCCCGATCCTGCGCTCGGCGGAGTCCGATATCGCGGCGGCGGAGAAGCAATACGAAGCGGCAAAGTCTACTTTCTATCCGCGTTTTGATGCAGAACTCGGACGGACGGCCGATAACGATCTTGATGGCATGAACGGCCACAACAACGAATGGCAGGCTATGCTGCGTATGAGCTTCAACTTGTATGCCGGCGGCAGCAACAAGGCCGACCTGGAATCCAAGTCGTACCTGACCAACCAGGCGCTGGACATTCGCAACAATGCCTTGCGCCAGCTCAATGAGGAGCTAGGCCTGGCATGGAATGCTATGGACAACGCCAATGCGCAGTTGCCGATCGCCCAGCAATACGTCGATCACAGCAACAGTGTGCGCAGCGCCTACCAGAAGCAGTTCAGCCTGGGCGAACGTACCTTGCTAGACTTGCTCGACAGCGAGAACGAACTGTTCACCGCGCAGCGCCGTCTCGCGGAAGTGAAGAACAGCCAGGTGTTTACTCAGTACCGAATCAAAGCGACCATTGGGCAACTGCTCAAGAGCCAGGGTGTTGTCGCACCGATGGCCGCTGTGGTGCAGAACGACCTTAAACCGAAAGTGAACCTGCCAGGCATGAACTGA